The Akkermansia sp. N21116 genome includes a region encoding these proteins:
- a CDS encoding NPCBM/NEW2 domain-containing protein: protein MKFASTILLLTCMGMATAATPPVVSDTDLVMTRQAYGETRRNLSIEGKPLTIAGQTYKEGIGTHAVSMIPINTPGGYKDILCGSCGIDDEAAGGSVRFRIMSGTNVLWESPLMKKGMPAAPFEVTVPVDAKKLYLMADDVDGNDNDHADWVNLRWKLSRIKAERRAVPERVDASAFGLKPGIREDQTEQLRAALSAMREGPWIKRTLVIPKGEYHFYADKALRMSFHISNHDQPVIHPVGVPLADLGNVTIEGNGSLFVFHGSMLPLLVMDSSNVTVNNLAIDFERPIYSEAKINDFTNDGFKATIDPKAFPYQVSDGKIQFIGEGWTGVITSAIAFRKGTNHIVEGTSDIGYSGSVEDLGKGNILFKGWDLKSKGLLPGDTLTLRTWGRPHPASVIYRAKNTTLNNVAIHHSFGMALLAQRSENIHLNGGGVFIRKGTDNVSTSGADATHYSNCKGLILSENGLYEGMMDDAINVHSTCLGIQEIINDKTLRCKYMHGQSVGFEVFLPGETLRFIAGPTLEPGEKAKVAHVRKLSTEEVLITLTTPIPSNVRVGDAVENGDYYPAVTFRNNTVRNNRARGSLFTTPKRVIVENNNFDHSSGSAILLAGDAQGWYESGACEDVLIRNNTFTNNLTSRYQFTEAVIAIYPEVRQLQNQKEYYHRNVRIENNVFHTFDVPLLFAISTQNLLFKNNKITYNNDFKGWGKKPFIFRRCADIRIIGNQVTPTRSWNIGDCDLQQTPESEVSFE from the coding sequence ATGAAATTCGCATCCACCATATTGCTTCTCACTTGCATGGGCATGGCAACGGCCGCCACCCCTCCCGTCGTATCCGATACCGACCTGGTCATGACGCGCCAGGCCTACGGAGAAACCCGGCGCAACCTATCCATTGAAGGTAAACCGCTGACTATTGCCGGACAAACTTACAAGGAAGGTATCGGAACCCACGCCGTCTCCATGATCCCCATTAACACCCCGGGGGGATACAAGGATATTCTGTGCGGCTCCTGCGGCATTGATGATGAAGCAGCAGGCGGCAGTGTCCGATTCCGCATCATGTCCGGTACAAATGTCCTTTGGGAATCCCCCTTGATGAAGAAGGGAATGCCGGCAGCCCCATTTGAAGTCACCGTTCCTGTTGATGCAAAAAAACTCTATCTGATGGCCGATGATGTGGACGGCAACGATAACGACCATGCCGACTGGGTCAACCTCCGATGGAAACTCAGCCGGATCAAGGCAGAACGCCGCGCTGTCCCTGAAAGGGTGGATGCATCGGCATTCGGCCTCAAACCCGGCATTCGCGAAGATCAGACAGAACAATTGAGAGCCGCCTTGTCCGCCATGCGGGAAGGACCCTGGATAAAACGTACCCTCGTCATCCCGAAAGGAGAATACCATTTCTATGCCGACAAGGCATTACGCATGAGTTTCCATATTTCCAACCACGACCAACCGGTCATCCACCCGGTAGGCGTTCCACTTGCCGATTTGGGTAACGTCACGATTGAAGGCAACGGCTCCCTCTTCGTCTTCCACGGCTCCATGCTGCCCTTGCTGGTCATGGACAGTTCCAACGTAACGGTCAATAATCTCGCCATCGACTTTGAACGTCCCATCTATTCCGAAGCCAAAATCAATGACTTCACGAACGATGGTTTCAAAGCCACCATTGATCCAAAAGCTTTTCCTTACCAAGTTTCCGACGGAAAAATCCAATTCATCGGAGAAGGCTGGACTGGAGTCATTACCAGCGCCATAGCCTTTCGGAAAGGCACCAACCATATTGTCGAAGGTACCTCCGACATCGGTTATTCAGGTTCGGTGGAAGATCTTGGAAAAGGCAATATCCTCTTCAAGGGCTGGGATCTGAAGAGCAAAGGCCTCCTTCCCGGAGATACTCTGACACTCCGTACCTGGGGACGTCCCCATCCGGCCAGTGTCATCTACCGCGCTAAAAACACGACTCTCAATAACGTCGCCATCCATCACAGTTTCGGTATGGCTCTGTTGGCCCAACGTTCGGAAAACATCCACCTCAACGGAGGTGGCGTCTTCATCCGCAAGGGAACCGACAATGTCTCCACCTCCGGTGCGGACGCAACCCATTATTCCAACTGCAAAGGCTTGATTTTGTCTGAAAACGGCCTCTATGAAGGCATGATGGACGATGCGATCAACGTCCATTCAACCTGCCTTGGCATTCAGGAAATTATCAACGACAAAACGCTCCGCTGCAAATACATGCACGGACAATCCGTCGGCTTTGAAGTATTCCTGCCCGGAGAAACGCTTCGCTTTATCGCCGGACCGACGCTGGAGCCCGGAGAGAAAGCCAAAGTTGCGCATGTCCGCAAACTCAGTACGGAGGAAGTGTTGATTACCCTGACCACCCCTATTCCGTCCAACGTCCGGGTAGGCGATGCCGTCGAAAACGGAGACTACTACCCGGCCGTCACCTTCCGCAACAACACCGTCCGCAACAACCGTGCCCGGGGTTCCCTGTTCACGACGCCGAAAAGGGTCATCGTCGAAAACAACAACTTCGACCATTCATCCGGCTCCGCCATCCTTCTGGCCGGCGATGCCCAGGGTTGGTACGAAAGCGGAGCCTGCGAAGACGTCCTCATCCGCAACAACACATTCACCAATAATCTCACATCCCGCTACCAGTTTACGGAAGCTGTCATCGCTATCTATCCCGAGGTACGGCAACTCCAGAACCAAAAAGAATACTACCACCGGAACGTACGTATCGAAAACAATGTATTCCATACTTTCGATGTACCTCTCCTGTTCGCCATTTCCACGCAAAACCTGCTCTTCAAGAACAACAAAATCACCTACAACAACGACTTCAAAGGCTGGGGCAAAAAGCCCTTCATCTTCCGCCGCTGCGCGGACATCCGCATCATCGGCAATCAAGTGACACCGACCCGTTCCTGGAACATCGGCGATTGCGACCTGCAGCAAACGCCCGAATCCGAAGTCTCGTTCGAATAA
- a CDS encoding thioredoxin family protein — MKSIAIRSAILAVAAAVLPAAAEITWLTTPDEAYAKAAETGKPVMIEFTGSDWCGFCKILHKDVLSSPEFEQALADKYIFLELDFPRKKPLPENQQEVNRELAQKMGITGYPSIVMTDKDGLPYAKSVGAPLKPAEFIKAAESWDQGKIKRDEAFARARSLSGKEKAAALYDGLKTMDSSLWAPFYGEVIAEIEKSDPEDTCQFKADTARKERIISQRKEIMTIYKDNKTDLVKIEEALKTMLKREDLEPCIRQQIMIPMAIGSFRARQKEATELYKKDLDAIIAVDPASEEGQTAEKIKKELEQTGGRRVINAIPAATLQ; from the coding sequence ATGAAATCCATCGCCATCAGAAGCGCCATTCTAGCCGTTGCAGCAGCCGTCCTGCCTGCCGCCGCTGAAATTACCTGGCTCACCACCCCGGATGAAGCCTATGCAAAAGCTGCAGAGACGGGCAAACCCGTCATGATTGAATTTACAGGTTCCGATTGGTGCGGTTTCTGCAAAATCCTCCACAAGGATGTCCTCAGCTCGCCGGAATTCGAACAAGCCCTGGCAGACAAGTATATCTTCCTCGAGCTGGACTTCCCCCGCAAGAAACCTCTTCCTGAAAACCAGCAAGAGGTCAACAGGGAGCTAGCTCAAAAAATGGGTATCACCGGATACCCTTCCATCGTCATGACCGACAAGGACGGACTGCCCTACGCCAAGAGCGTAGGAGCCCCCCTGAAACCGGCCGAGTTCATCAAGGCGGCAGAATCCTGGGATCAAGGTAAAATCAAACGCGACGAAGCATTCGCCCGTGCCCGATCCCTTTCCGGAAAAGAAAAAGCCGCCGCTCTTTATGATGGATTAAAAACGATGGACTCCAGCCTCTGGGCTCCATTCTACGGCGAAGTCATCGCTGAAATCGAAAAGTCCGATCCTGAAGATACCTGTCAGTTCAAAGCCGATACCGCCCGCAAGGAACGTATTATCTCCCAGCGCAAGGAAATCATGACCATCTACAAAGACAATAAAACGGACCTCGTCAAAATCGAAGAAGCTCTGAAAACCATGCTGAAGCGGGAAGATCTGGAGCCCTGCATCCGTCAACAAATCATGATCCCCATGGCCATTGGTTCCTTCCGGGCACGCCAGAAGGAAGCCACCGAACTTTATAAAAAAGACCTCGATGCCATCATTGCTGTCGACCCGGCTTCCGAAGAAGGGCAAACTGCCGAAAAAATCAAAAAAGAATTGGAGCAAACGGGAGGCAGGAGAGTGATCAATGCCATTCCCGCCGCAACACTGCAATAA
- a CDS encoding DJ-1 family glyoxalase III, which translates to MKKLVVLVAPGFEEIEFSAPVDILRRLGFDVVTAGIESREVKGAHNITVLTDTTLSKISLDDMEALILPGGPGSWFMRDMLAVTALISQAYSSGKTVAAICAAPIALAKAGILSGKKVSAYPDQAVHDEIRAAGATIMPDRVTIDGKILTANGPGSAMAFGYALGEYFGKTEEVAALKKGMIYGCPSKD; encoded by the coding sequence ATGAAAAAACTCGTCGTTCTTGTTGCTCCCGGATTTGAAGAAATCGAATTTTCCGCACCCGTCGATATTCTGCGCCGCCTTGGATTTGACGTTGTCACAGCCGGCATCGAAAGCCGGGAAGTCAAGGGCGCCCACAACATAACGGTACTGACCGATACCACTCTTTCCAAAATCTCTTTGGACGACATGGAAGCTCTCATCCTGCCGGGGGGCCCCGGTTCCTGGTTCATGCGCGACATGCTCGCCGTTACTGCCCTGATCAGCCAGGCATACTCCTCCGGCAAAACGGTTGCCGCTATCTGTGCCGCCCCAATCGCCTTGGCTAAAGCCGGTATCCTGTCCGGCAAAAAAGTTTCCGCCTATCCCGATCAAGCCGTTCATGACGAAATCCGGGCTGCCGGTGCCACGATCATGCCGGACCGCGTCACCATCGACGGCAAAATTCTCACGGCCAACGGTCCTGGTTCCGCCATGGCATTCGGCTACGCCCTGGGGGAATACTTCGGCAAAACCGAAGAAGTCGCAGCTCTCAAAAAAGGCATGATCTACGGTTGCCCGTCCAAAGACTAA
- a CDS encoding succinate dehydrogenase/fumarate reductase iron-sulfur subunit, with translation MAKTLNLTLKVWRQENAQAKGRIETYAAKDIPEDCSFLEMLDIVNEGIVNDGGEPIHFDHDCREGICGMCSLTINGVPHGPERKVTTCQLHMRKFKDGDTIWIEPFRAKAFPILRDLVVDRSALDRIIAAGGYIDVRTGSAPNANNIPIEKHLSDEAFDSAACIGCGACVASCKNSSAMLFTSAKVSQLALLPQGHPERTRRVLNMMKQFEAEGFGNCTNLYECEAACPKGISVDNIARLNREYMIACAKEGIRP, from the coding sequence ATGGCTAAAACCCTTAATCTCACGCTCAAAGTCTGGCGCCAGGAAAACGCCCAGGCAAAAGGCCGCATTGAGACCTACGCAGCCAAGGACATTCCCGAAGATTGCTCCTTCCTGGAAATGCTCGACATCGTTAACGAAGGTATCGTCAACGATGGCGGAGAGCCGATCCATTTCGACCATGACTGTCGGGAAGGTATCTGCGGCATGTGCTCCCTGACAATCAACGGTGTGCCTCACGGCCCCGAACGCAAGGTTACGACCTGCCAGCTCCACATGCGCAAATTCAAGGACGGCGATACCATCTGGATTGAACCCTTCCGCGCGAAGGCATTCCCGATCCTCCGCGACCTCGTCGTCGACCGTAGCGCCCTGGACCGTATTATTGCCGCCGGCGGTTACATCGACGTCCGTACGGGCTCCGCTCCGAATGCCAACAACATTCCGATCGAGAAACACCTCTCCGACGAAGCATTCGACTCCGCCGCCTGCATTGGTTGCGGCGCTTGCGTTGCCTCCTGCAAGAACTCCTCCGCCATGCTCTTCACCTCGGCAAAAGTGTCCCAGCTTGCCCTGCTTCCGCAAGGTCATCCGGAACGTACGCGCCGCGTGCTGAACATGATGAAGCAGTTTGAAGCCGAAGGCTTCGGCAACTGCACCAATCTCTACGAATGTGAAGCCGCCTGCCCGAAGGGCATCAGCGTCGATAACATTGCCCGCCTCAACCGCGAGTATATGATTGCCTGCGCCAAAGAAGGCATCCGTCCGTAA
- a CDS encoding fumarate reductase/succinate dehydrogenase flavoprotein subunit: protein MIDFPTSDWMPDAKIPAGPIQDKWTKCKLETKLINPNNKRKYTILIVGSGLAGGSAAATLGELGYNVKCFCYQDSPRRAHSIAAQGGINAAKNYQNDGDSVYRLFYDTVKGGDFRAREANVYRLAEVSSNIIDQCVAQGVPFGREYGGLLDNRSFGGAQLKRTFYSRGQTGQQLLLGAYQALEKEVAKGSVTMYPRREMQDLVLVDGEAKGIVCRNLVTGEIESYAGDCVLLATGGYGNVFFLSTNAMGCNVTAAYKAYRRGAFFANPCYTQIHPTCIPVKGDYQSKLTLMSESLRNDGRVWVPKSRETAEKLRRKEIKPIDVPDSERDYYLERKYPSFGNLAPRDISSRAAKEQCDDGRGVAVTGLGVYLDFKDAINRVGKEKIADQYGNLFDMYHEITDENPYETPMMIYPAVHYTMGGLWVDYNLMSNIPGLHVLGEANFSDHGANRLGASALMQGLADGYFVIPTTLPAYLANTKPGAVTTASPEFAVVEKEVKDRIEKLMSVKGNRTVDSFHRELGLILWENCGMARTKESLMKAIEEIPKIREAFWKNVRIPGSATGINAELEKADRLADFLEFAQLMCYDALHRNESCGGHFRSEYQTEDGEALRNDKDYAYVAAWEFNGVDQLPILHKEMLTFDNVHLAVRSYK, encoded by the coding sequence ATGATTGATTTTCCTACAAGCGACTGGATGCCGGATGCAAAAATTCCCGCCGGCCCGATTCAGGACAAGTGGACCAAATGCAAGCTTGAAACCAAGCTCATCAACCCCAACAACAAGCGTAAATACACCATCCTGATCGTCGGATCCGGACTTGCCGGCGGCTCCGCCGCAGCGACGCTTGGAGAACTCGGGTACAACGTCAAGTGTTTCTGCTATCAGGACAGCCCCCGCCGAGCCCACTCCATTGCGGCCCAGGGCGGAATCAACGCAGCCAAGAATTACCAGAACGACGGCGACTCCGTATATCGTCTGTTCTACGATACCGTCAAGGGTGGCGACTTCCGCGCCCGTGAAGCCAACGTGTATCGCCTCGCCGAAGTTTCCTCCAACATCATTGACCAATGCGTCGCCCAAGGCGTTCCCTTCGGTCGTGAATACGGCGGTCTTCTGGACAACCGCTCCTTCGGCGGCGCCCAATTGAAGAGAACCTTCTACTCCCGCGGTCAGACCGGTCAGCAGCTCCTTCTCGGCGCCTACCAGGCCCTGGAAAAAGAAGTAGCCAAGGGATCCGTCACGATGTACCCCCGTCGCGAAATGCAGGATCTCGTCCTCGTTGACGGCGAAGCCAAAGGCATCGTCTGCCGCAACCTCGTCACGGGCGAAATCGAATCCTACGCCGGCGACTGCGTCCTGCTCGCCACCGGCGGCTATGGAAACGTTTTCTTCCTGTCCACCAACGCTATGGGCTGCAACGTCACCGCCGCTTACAAGGCCTACCGACGCGGAGCCTTCTTTGCCAACCCTTGCTACACTCAGATCCACCCGACCTGCATCCCGGTCAAGGGCGACTACCAGTCCAAACTGACTCTCATGTCGGAATCGCTCCGCAACGACGGTCGCGTTTGGGTACCCAAATCCCGCGAAACCGCCGAAAAGCTGCGCCGCAAGGAAATCAAGCCTATCGATGTGCCGGACAGCGAACGCGACTATTATCTGGAACGCAAATATCCCTCCTTCGGCAACCTGGCCCCGCGTGACATATCCTCCCGTGCCGCCAAGGAACAATGCGACGACGGTCGCGGCGTTGCCGTAACCGGTCTCGGCGTGTACCTCGACTTCAAGGATGCCATCAACCGCGTCGGCAAGGAGAAGATCGCCGACCAGTACGGCAACCTGTTTGACATGTACCACGAGATCACGGACGAAAACCCGTACGAAACCCCGATGATGATCTATCCCGCCGTGCACTACACGATGGGCGGTCTCTGGGTTGACTACAACCTGATGTCCAACATCCCCGGCCTGCATGTCCTCGGTGAAGCCAACTTCTCCGATCACGGAGCCAACCGCCTCGGTGCTTCCGCCCTCATGCAGGGTCTGGCCGACGGTTACTTCGTAATCCCGACCACGCTTCCCGCCTATCTGGCCAATACCAAGCCCGGAGCCGTTACCACGGCCTCCCCGGAATTCGCCGTTGTGGAAAAAGAAGTCAAGGATCGCATCGAAAAACTCATGTCCGTCAAGGGCAACCGCACCGTGGATTCCTTCCACCGCGAACTCGGCCTCATCCTTTGGGAAAACTGCGGTATGGCCCGTACCAAGGAATCCCTCATGAAGGCTATCGAAGAGATCCCCAAGATCCGCGAAGCCTTCTGGAAGAATGTCCGTATCCCCGGCAGCGCTACCGGCATCAACGCCGAACTCGAAAAAGCCGACCGCTTGGCCGACTTCCTCGAATTCGCCCAGCTGATGTGCTATGATGCCCTGCACCGCAACGAGTCCTGCGGCGGTCACTTCCGTTCCGAATACCAGACTGAAGACGGTGAAGCCCTTCGTAACGACAAGGACTACGCCTACGTCGCCGCCTGGGAATTCAACGGAGTCGATCAACTGCCTATCCTGCACAAGGAAATGCTCACGTTCGATAACGTCCACCTGGCCGTCCGCAGCTACAAGTAA